A genomic segment from Candidatus Saganbacteria bacterium encodes:
- a CDS encoding transposase: protein MRPICEKPFAVGKRSYRLKRCRYWGLLKTHAQSLLTYMSYNLKKIFAPPPLEPAAIAA from the coding sequence ATGCGGCCGATTTGCGAGAAACCTTTTGCGGTCGGCAAGCGCAGTTATCGCCTCAAACGATGCCGCTACTGGGGATTACTCAAGACTCATGCCCAATCATTGCTGACTTACATGTCTTACAATCTCAAAAAGATTTTTGCCCCGCCGCCTTTAGAACCGGCCGCGATTGCGGCCTAA